GCTGTAAAAGCTTAATACACTCTCCTTTCATTTCTCCGGTTGAAAGAGTACCAGCCTTATAGGTATTGTACAATTGTTTCAACTTCTCGTCGTCATCtaggaaaaaagaaagatattGATATGCAACATCAACGTCTGGGTTACCTCCTTTTTCACGGTGGATTTCGATTGTAGCGCCACCTCCAGAGAAAGCATGCCTGTTGatcttatttttaattttgtttggaGTATCAGTCATGAAAATCGCAGAAGAATCTTTACTGGCACTCATTTTTGATTGTGGTCCTTGGAGAGCTGGGAAAAAGCGACTATGCAAAAGTGCAGGCTTCTTAAATTTCAACCTACCAGAAACATCACGCGTCAAGCGGAAGTAGGGATCCTGGTCGATTGCACAAGGAATCAAACACGGGATATCTTTGGCGCCATTAAAGATATGAGGAAAGGAGCTGCTGAAGCTAGGAGCGGCTTGAATTGACGcaaaatgtatttttccAATAGAGTCACTATCGGTGAAGCCGAAACAAGCCTTGGATTGGTTTGCAGTAATGCATTTCGCAATACGAACGACATTTTGATAAAACGCACCTCCAACATAGGTACTGTtcatgaaaataaaagtctTTTTTGGATCAAACCCAACAGCAATAATATCCTTAGCATTCTCACGAGCAAATCGTTGGCAATCCTCTAAGGAAACACCTTGCTTAAACAAGAACTTCTCATCGTCCGTTAACTGGATGACCAATGGCACTTGAAAAACATCCTGAAGCCACTTGCAAAACATAAAAGGAATCATATGGCCTAAATGCATGCTGTCACTACTTGGTCCTCTACCTGTATACAAATAGAAAGGTTTCTTCTGCTCATAGCGGTCCAAAATCATATCAAAATCACGATGGGAGAAGAAAGCACCTCTACGAAGTAATAAATGAGGCTTCTTTCCAGTTAGCTTTTCGAAGCGCTCAAGTTGTTCAGGAGTAATTTTCCTAGTGCCAAATTGAACGATTAAGCGCTCATAATCGATTCCTTTCTCTTCACCATCGACTATAGAGCCTTTTACATCCCAGGGCGTCACAATTTGTTCCTCAACAGACATTTTTCCTcttcaaaaagaaactgTTCAAGGCGCACTACGTTCGcagaaaattttgttgcTTGGCGGAGGAAGTGGTAAATCAGACAAAAGCGATGACTAACTTATCGCCAACAAATTCGGTAACTTcataatttctttaaaaaatttctgtTAGTACTGCTGATtcctttataaaaatgtattCATTATAACTGTTTCTGGGTGCTTAAATTAGTTGAGATAGAGCGTTCGAAAAACTAGCGCAGTTGTAGTGTCTCTAATTAAAGCCGATACGAAAACTTAAATaagaatttgaataaatgtattacaaaaaatatgattaAATATAAACTGATATATTAGATTAGTGGGACCGCTGCCATCAATAGTAAAGCTATCATAAACAACTTTTGCAAACTCACaattctatttttatatataaaccCATGTCCAGCACAAGTGTTGTTTTTTAGAGACagaaaagcttttcaaaGTCACTGCATTGCTTCCATTGCTATCTGATCCATATTTTTAGGAACAGTCAAATCTTGAAGGTTTGAGAAAACAAGAGATGATTCATAAAAATTGGTGATTGAGGCTTGAGTCAGAGGGAGAGAGCGACTAGCCAACCCTTTAATGCAAATGGATACACGAGATATATTTAATCTGGTATACCCATCAATCTCATCGTTTTCGTTAGAATATATGGATTCTGAGGCTTCCTCCTCCAATCTGGTAATACTCACTGACGAATGTTGATTTTCATTATGTTTAGAAACCCATACATATCCATTTACACTAAGAATAATGTCGACTCCACCTGCTAGAGCATAAGCATGTGATTTTGATCGAACGACCAACGCAGGAGGAACCTTAAGAAAAACACCATTTCTGAGTTTTCcatattttaaagaacGTGTATGAATTGATACAGAACCATCGGAAAAGTACTGTTGAACTTCCGCAACTAAGAGATCGCCTTCTTGGAAAAAGCTACGCATCTGAAGCTCATCAGTCTCTAGTTTTCGTCTTTGAATGCCACCAGGAAGATTAATAGAAGAGAGCATAAGCACAGCATTCTGTTTGGCACCAATATCCACTTTCCAGCGTTTTGGTTGGACTTCAGCAATTTTCCCAATGATTAAATCACCAATTTCGGGAACGTACTTAGAACGAAGAGGTTTCACGGATATCAATTTATTGACCCTTTGTACAGATCCCGCAACAGATGCATATATTCCTCCATCCTCGAAATACGTTCCATGACCGCGCATAAATTGAGGATCATCAGTCACTAGTTGTCCGGGTGTAACTAAATTTTGATGTATCGATTTATCAAATTCCTCTAAAACGTCTTCTCCGTCTACAAGACCCATCTGTTCATCCTCCATTATTTCATCCTCCATTTCAGTCATGGAAACATCGTTTACGATGTCAGCTTCACTAGAAACATAGAATTCTTCaggttttaaaattgtaacCATTTTTAAGTATTTCGTTTGAATTCGACAAAAGAAGATACTGGGACAAACCACGACTTAGAATTCTTAGAAACTACAAAACTAATAACTACCCTTTCCACAAATCAAGATTAGTCGGGTTATGTTGGATAATTAGCTATAGCCACTAAATTTAAA
This portion of the Schizosaccharomyces pombe strain 972h- genome assembly, chromosome: I genome encodes:
- the wrs1 gene encoding tryptophan-tRNA ligase Wrs1 is translated as MSVEEQIVTPWDVKGSIVDGEEKGIDYERLIVQFGTRKITPEQLERFEKLTGKKPHLLLRRGAFFSHRDFDMILDRYEQKKPFYLYTGRGPSSDSMHLGHMIPFMFCKWLQDVFQVPLVIQLTDDEKFLFKQGVSLEDCQRFARENAKDIIAVGFDPKKTFIFMNSTYVGGAFYQNVVRIAKCITANQSKACFGFTDSDSIGKIHFASIQAAPSFSSSFPHIFNGAKDIPCLIPCAIDQDPYFRLTRDVSGRLKFKKPALLHSRFFPALQGPQSKMSASKDSSAIFMTDTPNKIKNKINRHAFSGGGATIEIHREKGGNPDVDVAYQYLSFFLDDDEKLKQLYNTYKAGTLSTGEMKGECIKLLQQFVSDFQAARSKVDEATLDMFMDGSRKLEW
- the rrp4 gene encoding exosome subunit Rrp4, which gives rise to MVTILKPEEFYVSSEADIVNDVSMTEMEDEIMEDEQMGLVDGEDVLEEFDKSIHQNLVTPGQLVTDDPQFMRGHGTYFEDGGIYASVAGSVQRVNKLISVKPLRSKYVPEIGDLIIGKIAEVQPKRWKVDIGAKQNAVLMLSSINLPGGIQRRKLETDELQMRSFFQEGDLLVAEVQQYFSDGSVSIHTRSLKYGKLRNGVFLKVPPALVVRSKSHAYALAGGVDIILSVNGYVWVSKHNENQHSSVSITRLEEEASESIYSNENDEIDGYTRLNISRVSICIKGLASRSLPLTQASITNFYESSLVFSNLQDLTVPKNMDQIAMEAMQ